The following proteins are encoded in a genomic region of Glycine max cultivar Williams 82 chromosome 18, Glycine_max_v4.0, whole genome shotgun sequence:
- the LOC102661539 gene encoding F-box protein At4g09920, giving the protein MSPTVDRISSLPNELLCHILSFLPTKQAVATGILSKRWGPLWRSVSTLDFNDESYLQKRTFFYWYRSVQSVYTVMLRRDVAQPIKRFILACSFCDVYTVSTWIMTAIEHRAEHVSLSLNPLITLSCSILSSRYLVVLELSGPTLRGISSCDFPSLKTLHLKMVHLRECRCLVEILAACPVLEDLFISSLRVTSSYCHGGDQLRLSKLVRVDISDSAYLACIQLPTLSNVKFLRTDVVQLRTTFVGLFTFVNLTYLELIVDAHYWDWLLKLLHCCPNLQILVIDKGNSFNKTSNDENWIYYAECKSFMRLHNLQYWFLTSSGKVPND; this is encoded by the exons ATGTCTCCAACGGTAGATCGGATTAGCTCTTTACCGAACGAACTCCTTTGTCACATCCTGTCTTTTCTGCCAACGAAACAAGCTGTTGCCACAGGTATACTTTCTAAGCGATGGGGCCCTCTATGGCGCTCAGTTTCCACTCTCGACTTCAACGATGAAAGTTATTTGCAAAAGCGAACGTTCTTCTACTGGTATCGTTCAGTTCAATCTGTTTACACAGTTATGCTCCGCCGAGATGTGGCACAACCCATCAAAAGGTTTATCCTTGCGTGTTCCTTTTGTGACGTTTATACTGTAAGCACATGGATAATGACTGCAATAGAACACAGAGCTGAGCATGTAAGTCTTTCCCTCAATCCGTTGATTACTTTGTCGTGTTCGATTCTCAGTAGCAGATATCTTGTGGTTCTGGAGTTGTCAGGGCCAACTCTTAGAGGGATTTCATCTTGTGATTTCCCATCACTTAAAACACTGCATCTGAAGATGGTTCATTTACGAGAATGTAGATGTCTTGTTGAAATTCTTGCTGCATGTCCAGTTCTTGAAGATCTTTTTATCAGTTCTCTGCGAGTTACCAGTTCTTATTGTCATGGCGGTGACCAGTTGAGATTGTCCAAACTTGTCAGAGTAGATATTAGTGATTCTGCTTATTTAGCTTGTATTCAGTTACCAACATTATCTAACGTCAAGTTTCTCCGCACTGATGTTGTG CAACTGCGGACTACTTTCGTCGGGCTTTTCACTTTTGTTAATTTAACCTACTTGGAGCTTATCGTTGACGCCCATTATTGGGATTGGTTGCTTAAATTGCTGCATTGTTGTCCCAATCTTCAGATTCTTGTGATTGATAAG GGAAATTCTTTCAACAAAACCAGTAATGATGAAAATTGG ATATATTATGCAGAATGCAAGAGCTTTATGCGCCTTCACAATCTGCAGTACTGGTTTCTCACCTCTAGCGGCAAAGTTCCAAATGATTAA